One genomic region from Osmerus mordax isolate fOsmMor3 chromosome 4, fOsmMor3.pri, whole genome shotgun sequence encodes:
- the arih1 gene encoding E3 ubiquitin-protein ligase arih1: MDSDEGYNYEFDDEEEECSEDSAEEETEDDTLELGDVELVDPVVAGGERDECGETGGSGHGPGQDEEDYRFEVLTAEQILQHMVECIREVNEVIQNPATITRMLLSHFNWDKEKLMERYFDGNLDKLFSECHVINPNKKSRTRPMNTRSSAQDLPCQICFLNYPNSYFTGLECGHKFCMQCWGDYLTTKIIEEGMGQTISCPAHSCDILVDDNTVMRLITDSKVKLKYQHLITNSFVECNRLLKWCPAPDCHHVVKVQYPDAKPVRCKCSRLFCFNCGENWHDPVKCKWLRKWIKKCDDDSETSNWIAANTKECPKCHVTIEKDGGCNHMVCRNQNCKAEFCWVCLGPWEPHGSAWYNCNRYNEDDAKAARDAQERSRAALQRYLFYCNRYMNHMQSLRFEHKLYAQVKQKMEEMQQHNMSWIEVQFLKKAVDVLCQCRSTLMFTYVFAFYLKKNNQSIIFENNQADLENATEVLSGYLERDISQDSLQDIKQKVQDKYRYCESRRRMLLQHVHEGYEKDLWEYIED; encoded by the exons ATGGACTCAGACGAGGGTTATAATTATGAATTCGATGACGAAGAAGAAGAATGTAGCGAAGACAGCGCCGAAGAGGAAACCGAGGACGACACCCTGGAGCTCGGAGATGTGGAGTTGGTCGATCCTGTTGTCGCTGGCGGAGAAAGAGACGAGTGTGGAGAGACCGGAGGAAGCGGCCACGGGCCTGGTCAAGATGAGGAGGACTACCGATTCGAAGTGCTCACAGCTGAACAGATCCTTCAGCATATGGTCGAGTGTATCAGAGAGGTCAATGAGGTCATCCAG AATCCTGCAACCATTACAAGAATGCTTCTTAGTCACTTCAACTGGGATAAAGAGAAGCTTATGGAAAG GTACTTTGATGGTAACTTGGACAAGCTGTTCTCAGAGTGTCACGTAATAAACCCCAATAAGAAATCTCGGACTCGCCCAATGAACACAAGGTCATCTGCACAGGACTTGCCATGTCAGATCTGCTTCCTGAATTACCCCAACTCG taCTTCACTGGCCTGGAGTGTGGACACAAGTTCTGCATGCAGTGCTGGGGGGACTACCTGACCACCAAAATTATCGAGGAGGGAATGGGACAG ACCATATCCTGTCCTGCGCATAGTTGTGACATTTTAGTGGATGACAACACAGTTAT GCGCCTCATAACAGATTCAAAAGTCAAGTTGAAGTACCAGCATTTAATCACCAATAGTTTTGTAGAG TGCAATAGACTGTTGAAGTGGTGTCCTGCCCCTGACTGCCATCATGTTGTCAAAGTCCAGTACCCTGACGCCAAACCAGTGAGGTGCAAGTGCAGCCGTCTGTTTTG CTTTAATTGTGGTGAGAACTGGCATGACCCTGTAAAGTGTAAG TGGCTCCGGAAGTGGATCAAGAAATGTGACGACGACAGTGAAACATCAAACTGGATTGCAGCAAATACCAAG GAATGTCCCAAATGCCATGTGACCATCGAGAAAGACGGAGGGTGCAATCACATGGTGTGTCGGAACCAGAACTGCAAAGCCGAGTTCTGCTGGGTCTGCCTGGGTCCGTGGGAGCCACACGGGTCGGCCTG GTACAATTGCAATCGCTACAATGAAGATGATGCGAAAGCGGCCAGAGATGCGCAGGAG CGCTCCAGGGCCGCCTTGCAGAGGTACCTGTTCTACTGCAACCGCTACATGAACCACATGCAGAGCCTGCGGTTCGAGCACAAGCTGTACGCCCAGGTGAagcagaagatggaggagatgcaGCAACACAACATGTCCTGGATCGAGGTGCAGTTCCTGAAGAAGGCCGTGGACGTGCTGTGTCAGTGTCGCTCCACCCTCATGTTCACCTACGTCTTCGCCTTCTACCTCAAGAAGAATAACCAGTCTATTATCTTCGAG AACAACCAGGCTGACTTGGAGAACGCCACCGAAGTGCTGTCTGGATACCTGGAGCGAGATATCTCCCAGGACTCGCTGCAGGACATCAAGCAAAAAGTACAAGATAAATACAG ATACTGTGAGAGCCGACGAagaatgctgctccagcacgTCCATGAAGGCTATGAGAAAGACCTGTGGGAGTATATAGAAGATTGA
- the frmd4a gene encoding FERM domain-containing protein 4A isoform X1, with amino-acid sequence MSIIESLPTYGVHYYAVKDKQGIPWWLGLSYKGIFQYDYQDKVKPRKVFQWRQLENLYFREKKFSVEVHDPRSRASVTRRTFGHSGIAVHTWYACPALIKSIWAMAISQHQFYLDRKQSKSKIHAARSLSEIAIDLTETGTLKTSKLANMGSKGKIISGSSGSLLSSGSQESDSSQTAKKDMLAALRARQDALEETLKQRMEELKNICIREAELTGKLPKEYPLDPGEEAPTIRRKIGTAFKLDEQKIQPKGEEEELERLEREFAIQSQITEAARRLASDPHVSSKKLKKQRKTSYLNALKKLQEIENSINEHRVRSGKKPTQRASLIIEEANIGSEDSSLSDALVLDDDDSQVTGTPTFSPAASPHKGLPPRPPSHSRPPPPQSLEGLRHLHYTRQDYDKSPIKPKMWSESSLDEPYERVKKRSSHSSHRRFPSSGSAEAGGSNSLQSSPIRSLPHWNSQSSMPSTPDLRTRAPHYVHSTRSVDISPSRLHSLAQHFRNRSSSLESQGKLLASDPDTHTHTLGPLGSPDFFLGPGTRHSNGSDPLDDCSSCTSQSSSEHYYPPGPLAPGSNPNYSTLGEDSPSKARQRQRHRSAGHLGSSNSGSMPNLAAKNGCGAGAGGGSAGGGGGHHGVYLHSQSQPSSQYRIKEYPLYVEGSPNPVVVRSLESDQEGHYSVKAQFKTSSSYTAGGLYKETWGGEEGGEGSGRLTPSRSQIVRTPSLGRDGGGGGGGGGGRAAVSDELRCWYQRSSGSLKERAHSHSGSNASDGGSQQGTLGHGRGSRVGTLAKGSPASPHSQRSMTPSSELTATPTPPCSPQHILNWQSGSFTDSCFLSSPLCSELADVQWYGHDKAKPGTLV; translated from the exons TAGGGCGTCTGTGACCAGGAGGACGTTTGGGCACAGTGGCATCGCCGTGCACACCTGGTACGCCTGCCCTGCCCTCATCAAATCCATCTGGGCCATGGCCATCAGCCAACACCAGTTTTACCTGGACCGCAAGCAGAGCAAG TCAAAGATCCACGCAGCTCGGAGTCTGAGTGAGATCGCCATAGACCTGACCGAGACCGGCACCCTGAAGACTTCCAAACTAGCCAACATGGGGAGCAAGGGCAAGATCATCAGTGGAAGCAGCGGGAGTCTTCTCTCCtcgg gctcccAGGAGTCGGACAGCTCCCAGACAGCTAAGAAGGACATGCTGGCAGCCCTGAGGGCCAGACAGGACGCCCTGGAGGAAACACTGAAGCAGAGAATGGAGGAACTCAAGAACATCTGCATCAGAGAGGCC gagctcACAGGGAAGCTTCCTAAGGAGTACCCCCTAGACCCTGGGGAGGAGGCCCCCACTATCAGAAGGAAGATCGGCACCGCCTTCAAACTGGACGAGCAGAAGATCCAGCCCAAGGGAGag gaggaggagctggagcgtTTGGAGCGGGAGTTCGCCATCCAATCCCAGATCACCGAGGCGGCCCGGCGATTGGCCAGCGACCCCCACGTGAGCAGTAAGAAGCTGAAGAAGCAGAGGAAGACGTCCTACCTGAACGCTCTGAAGAAGCTGCAGGAGATCGAGAACTCCATCAACGAGCACCGCGTCCGCTCCGGCAAGAAGCCCACGCAGAGAGCCTCCCTTATCATCGAGG AAGCCAACATAGGCTCAGAGGACAGCTCACTGTCTGACGCGCTGGTCTTAGACGATG aCGACTCCCAGGTGACAGGGACACCCACCTTCTCCCCGGCGGCCTCCCCCCACAAGGGCCTGcccccccggcctccctcccacagccgcccccctcccccgcagtCCCTGGAGGGCCTGCGGCACCTGCACTACACACGGCAAGACTACGACAAGTCCCCCATCAAGCCCAAGATGTGGAGCGAGTCCTCGCTGGACGAGCCCTACGAGAGGGTCAAGAAGCGCTCGTCGCACTCCAG tCACAGGCGTTTCCCCAGCTCTGGGAGcgcggaggctgggggcagtaaCTCTCTCCAGAGCAGCCCCATTAGGAGCCTCCCTCACTGGAACTCCCAGTCCAGCATGCCCTCCACCCCCGACCTAAGGACCAGGGCCCCGCACTACGTACACTCCACcag atCTGTGGACATCAGTCCTTCCCGTCTCCACAGTCTGGCTCAGCACTTTAGGAACCGGAGCTCCAGCCTGGAGTCCCAGGGGAAGCTGCTGGCCTCcgaccccgacacacacacacacactctgggaccGCTGGGCAGCCCCGACTTCTTCCTGGGCCCAGGGACGCGCCACTCCAACGGCTCGGACCCCCTGGACGACTGCTCGTCCTGCACCAGCCAAAGCAGCTCGGAGCACTACTACCCCCCAGGGCCCCTGGCCCCCGGCAGCAACCCCAACTACTCCACCCTGGGGGAGGACTCCCCCTCCAAGGCccggcagaggcagaggcacag gtcgGCGGGTCACCTGGGCTCCTCCAACTCCGGCTCCATGCCCAACCTGGCGGCTAAGAACGGCTGCGGGGCGGGCGCGGGCGGCGGCAGcgccggaggaggagggggccacCACGGGGTGTACctccacagccagagccagcccTCGTCCCAGTACCGCATCAAGGAGTACCCCCTGTACGTGGAGGGCAGCCCCAACCCCGTGGTGGTGCGCAGCCTCGAGAGCGACCAGGAGGGACACTACAGCGTCAAGGCCCAGTTCAAGACCTCCAGCTCCTACACTGCCGGCGGCCTGTACAAGGAGACCTGGGGGGGCGAGGAAGGCGGCGAGGGCAGTGGCAGGCTCACCCCCTCTCGCTCCCAGATTGTACGGACTCCCTCGCTGGGgcgagatgggggtggaggaggaggaggaggagggggaagggcggCGGTGTCGGACGAGCTGCGGTGCTGGTACCAGAGGTCCTCAGGGAGCCTGAAGGAGAGGGCCCACTCCCACTCGGGGTCCAACGCCTCGGACGGAGGCTCTCAGCAGGGCACGCTGGGACACGGGCGAGGGAGCAGGGTGGGCACGCTCGCCAAGGGCTCGCcgg CTTCTCCTCACAGCCAGAGGAGTATGACCCCCTCCAGTGAACTGACAGccactcccacccctccctgcagcccacAACATATCCTCAACTGGCAGAGCGG gtcGTTCACCGACAGCTGCTTCCTCAGCAGCCCCCTGTGTTCAGAGCTGGCAGACGTGCAGTGGTACGGACACGACAAGGCCAAACCTGGAACCCTGGTCTGA
- the frmd4a gene encoding FERM domain-containing protein 4A isoform X2, with translation MSIIESLPTYGVHYYAVKDKQGIPWWLGLSYKGIFQYDYQDKVKPRKVFQWRQLENLYFREKKFSVEVHDPRSRASVTRRTFGHSGIAVHTWYACPALIKSIWAMAISQHQFYLDRKQSKSKIHAARSLSEIAIDLTETGTLKTSKLANMGSKGKIISGSSGSLLSSGSQESDSSQTAKKDMLAALRARQDALEETLKQRMEELKNICIREAELTGKLPKEYPLDPGEEAPTIRRKIGTAFKLDEQKIQPKGEEEELERLEREFAIQSQITEAARRLASDPHVSSKKLKKQRKTSYLNALKKLQEIENSINEHRVRSGKKPTQRASLIIEEANIGSEDSSLSDALVLDDDDSQVTGTPTFSPAASPHKGLPPRPPSHSRPPPPQSLEGLRHLHYTRQDYDKSPIKPKMWSESSLDEPYERVKKRSSHSSHRRFPSSGSAEAGGSNSLQSSPIRSLPHWNSQSSMPSTPDLRTRAPHYVHSTRSVDISPSRLHSLAQHFRNRSSSLESQGKLLASDPDTHTHTLGPLGSPDFFLGPGTRHSNGSDPLDDCSSCTSQSSSEHYYPPGPLAPGSNPNYSTLGEDSPSKARQRQRHRSAGHLGSSNSGSMPNLAAKNGCGAGAGGGSAGGGGGHHGVYLHSQSQPSSQYRIKEYPLYVEGSPNPVVVRSLESDQEGHYSVKAQFKTSSSYTAGGLYKETWGGEEGGEGSGRLTPSRSQIVRTPSLGRDGGGGGGGGGGRAAVSDELRCWYQRSSGSLKERAHSHSGSNASDGGSQQGTLGHGRGSRVGTLAKGSPAASPHSQRSMTPSSELTATPTPPCSPQHILNWQSGSFTDSCFLSSPLCSELADVQWYGHDKAKPGTLV, from the exons TAGGGCGTCTGTGACCAGGAGGACGTTTGGGCACAGTGGCATCGCCGTGCACACCTGGTACGCCTGCCCTGCCCTCATCAAATCCATCTGGGCCATGGCCATCAGCCAACACCAGTTTTACCTGGACCGCAAGCAGAGCAAG TCAAAGATCCACGCAGCTCGGAGTCTGAGTGAGATCGCCATAGACCTGACCGAGACCGGCACCCTGAAGACTTCCAAACTAGCCAACATGGGGAGCAAGGGCAAGATCATCAGTGGAAGCAGCGGGAGTCTTCTCTCCtcgg gctcccAGGAGTCGGACAGCTCCCAGACAGCTAAGAAGGACATGCTGGCAGCCCTGAGGGCCAGACAGGACGCCCTGGAGGAAACACTGAAGCAGAGAATGGAGGAACTCAAGAACATCTGCATCAGAGAGGCC gagctcACAGGGAAGCTTCCTAAGGAGTACCCCCTAGACCCTGGGGAGGAGGCCCCCACTATCAGAAGGAAGATCGGCACCGCCTTCAAACTGGACGAGCAGAAGATCCAGCCCAAGGGAGag gaggaggagctggagcgtTTGGAGCGGGAGTTCGCCATCCAATCCCAGATCACCGAGGCGGCCCGGCGATTGGCCAGCGACCCCCACGTGAGCAGTAAGAAGCTGAAGAAGCAGAGGAAGACGTCCTACCTGAACGCTCTGAAGAAGCTGCAGGAGATCGAGAACTCCATCAACGAGCACCGCGTCCGCTCCGGCAAGAAGCCCACGCAGAGAGCCTCCCTTATCATCGAGG AAGCCAACATAGGCTCAGAGGACAGCTCACTGTCTGACGCGCTGGTCTTAGACGATG aCGACTCCCAGGTGACAGGGACACCCACCTTCTCCCCGGCGGCCTCCCCCCACAAGGGCCTGcccccccggcctccctcccacagccgcccccctcccccgcagtCCCTGGAGGGCCTGCGGCACCTGCACTACACACGGCAAGACTACGACAAGTCCCCCATCAAGCCCAAGATGTGGAGCGAGTCCTCGCTGGACGAGCCCTACGAGAGGGTCAAGAAGCGCTCGTCGCACTCCAG tCACAGGCGTTTCCCCAGCTCTGGGAGcgcggaggctgggggcagtaaCTCTCTCCAGAGCAGCCCCATTAGGAGCCTCCCTCACTGGAACTCCCAGTCCAGCATGCCCTCCACCCCCGACCTAAGGACCAGGGCCCCGCACTACGTACACTCCACcag atCTGTGGACATCAGTCCTTCCCGTCTCCACAGTCTGGCTCAGCACTTTAGGAACCGGAGCTCCAGCCTGGAGTCCCAGGGGAAGCTGCTGGCCTCcgaccccgacacacacacacacactctgggaccGCTGGGCAGCCCCGACTTCTTCCTGGGCCCAGGGACGCGCCACTCCAACGGCTCGGACCCCCTGGACGACTGCTCGTCCTGCACCAGCCAAAGCAGCTCGGAGCACTACTACCCCCCAGGGCCCCTGGCCCCCGGCAGCAACCCCAACTACTCCACCCTGGGGGAGGACTCCCCCTCCAAGGCccggcagaggcagaggcacag gtcgGCGGGTCACCTGGGCTCCTCCAACTCCGGCTCCATGCCCAACCTGGCGGCTAAGAACGGCTGCGGGGCGGGCGCGGGCGGCGGCAGcgccggaggaggagggggccacCACGGGGTGTACctccacagccagagccagcccTCGTCCCAGTACCGCATCAAGGAGTACCCCCTGTACGTGGAGGGCAGCCCCAACCCCGTGGTGGTGCGCAGCCTCGAGAGCGACCAGGAGGGACACTACAGCGTCAAGGCCCAGTTCAAGACCTCCAGCTCCTACACTGCCGGCGGCCTGTACAAGGAGACCTGGGGGGGCGAGGAAGGCGGCGAGGGCAGTGGCAGGCTCACCCCCTCTCGCTCCCAGATTGTACGGACTCCCTCGCTGGGgcgagatgggggtggaggaggaggaggaggagggggaagggcggCGGTGTCGGACGAGCTGCGGTGCTGGTACCAGAGGTCCTCAGGGAGCCTGAAGGAGAGGGCCCACTCCCACTCGGGGTCCAACGCCTCGGACGGAGGCTCTCAGCAGGGCACGCTGGGACACGGGCGAGGGAGCAGGGTGGGCACGCTCGCCAAGGGCTCGCcgg cAGCTTCTCCTCACAGCCAGAGGAGTATGACCCCCTCCAGTGAACTGACAGccactcccacccctccctgcagcccacAACATATCCTCAACTGGCAGAGCGG gtcGTTCACCGACAGCTGCTTCCTCAGCAGCCCCCTGTGTTCAGAGCTGGCAGACGTGCAGTGGTACGGACACGACAAGGCCAAACCTGGAACCCTGGTCTGA